The Aethina tumida isolate Nest 87 chromosome 6, icAetTumi1.1, whole genome shotgun sequence genome has a segment encoding these proteins:
- the LOC109605539 gene encoding uncharacterized protein LOC109605539 has product MTIAALLLREECSTSLSSIVEKSQTKKPPFLEYDLILNNNHLDLILTSNNERILKSTSSDEGFESDIDSVSIVSSDESFTSANLPEGGVKSEVDSANGSSSSDSDTDSKNDEGTLTKASQKLTNAVKETYDLVKCICYTDVKFPDILVFVIQNVTYVFKFSNLNSLQNFYTNFTALKAVANQKVYNKNFPAKFNLLQRTDNNGVTHIEITRESGVYARDEGPSSIISIIAPDNPHDKSKPDDKSKNPNSRQRTESKILGAGDGTLVKEPEPQDGTLRKVWNSADDLLDSPKRPERRKKPKGNAPPPPVQLNDQKSVYSGQFVRVNVNFDILKDEKNRLIIKSACDEPHPRKLQHKLAVPKPNFLKAKPAVPEVRRETSTLNRNRLVAETSWTNSMPKALKKPRSKSETRQFTPMAYRYIDTTQNYPHSYSLAPVTYFSQSTGYTSGFSSLKTGSSHLNNRLFGLSSKLKDFTGHEAKHDDKWNGNEGGNGGNLKSVIKKEDTKKKNDKKVTFSAYTTVQVV; this is encoded by the coding sequence ATGACGATAGCAGCTCTGTTACTTAGAGAGGAGTGTTCCACCTCCTTGTCCTCCATAGTGGAGAAGTCGCAGACGAAGAAGCCACCTTTCCTGGAGTACGACCTGATCCTGAACAACAACCACCTGGACCTGATCCTCACCTCCAACAACGAACGCATTCTGAAGTCCACATCAAGTGATGAAGGCTTCGAATCGGACATAGACAGTGTGTCGATAGTTTCTAGTGATGAAAGCTTCACGTCGGCCAACCTGCCCGAAGGTGGCGTCAAAAGTGAGGTCGACAGTGCCAATGGGTCGTCCAGCAGTGACTCAGACACCGACTCCAAAAACGACGAAGGCACCTTAACGAAAGCGAGTCAGAAACTAACTAACGCCGTCAAGGAAACCTATGATCTAGTCAAATGTATATGTTACACCGATGTCAAGTTCCCCGACATCCTGGTGTTCGTCATACAGAACGTCACCTACGTATTCaagtttagtaatttaaatagccTGCAGAACTTCTACACGAACTTCACCGCCCTGAAGGCGGTAGCCAACCAAAAAGTCTACAACAAAAACTTCCCGGCCAAGTTCAACCTGCTGCAACGCACCGACAACAACGGCGTCACCCACATAGAGATCACCAGAGAGTCGGGGGTTTATGCCCGAGATGAGGGCCCGAGCAGCATCATCAGCATCATAGCACCGGACAACCCTCACGACAAATCCAAACCGGACGACAAGTCGAAGAACCCGAACTCCCGCCAAAGGACTGAAAGCAAAATACTGGGTGCGGGCGACGGCACGCTAGTCAAAGAGCCGGAGCCCCAGGACGGCACGCTGAGGAAGGTGTGGAACTCGGCGGACGACCTGCTCGACTCCCCCAAGCGGCCGGAACGAAGGAAAAAGCCGAAGGGCAACGCCCCGCCGCCCCCCGTCCAACTCAACGACCAGAAGAGCGTCTACAGCGGACAGTTCGTCCGCGTCAACGTCAACTTCGACATACTGAAGGACGAGAAAAATCGGCTGATCATCAAAAGCGCCTGCGACGAGCCGCACCCCAGGAAGCTGCAGCACAAGCTGGCGGTGCCCAAGCCCAACTTCCTCAAAGCCAAGCCCGCGGTGCCGGAGGTGAGGAGGGAGACCAGCACCCTGAACCGGAACAGGCTGGTGGCCGAGACTAGCTGGACCAACTCCATGCCCAAGGCACTCAAGAAGCCACGGAGTAAGTCGGAGACGAGGCAGTTCACGCCCATGGCCTACAGATACATAGACACCACCCAGAACTACCCCCATTCCTACAGTCTGGCCCCCGTCACCTACTTCTCCCAGTCCACCGGTTACACGTCGGGTTTTTCCAGTTTGAAAACCGGAAGCTCGCACTTGAACAACAGGCTGTTCGGCCTCTCGTCCAAGCTCAAAGACTTCACCGGACACGAAGCGAAGCACGACGACAAGTGGAACGGGAACGAGGGTGGGAACGGTGGTAATTTGAAGAGTGTCATCAAAAAAGAGGACACCAAGAAGAAGAACGACAAGAAGGTGACGTTCAGCGCCTACACCACCGTGCAGGTGGTCTAA